A genomic stretch from Streptococcus oralis includes:
- a CDS encoding carbohydrate ABC transporter permease — MAEKKIKKEKIDNVGIHSFSKKADIFFSIISGLIALSCILPFIFVIIISVTDEKSILQYGYSFFPSQFGLDGFEFLAQFKDKILQALFISVFVTVVGTVTNVFITTTYAYAISRTTFKYRRFFTIFALLSMLFNAGLVPGYIVVTRLLQLGDTVWALIVPMLLSPFNIILMRSFFKKTIPEAILESARIDGASEARIFFQICLPLSLPGIATITLLTALGFWNDWFNALLYIKSDNLYPLQYLLMQIQQNMDYIAKAVGLSGQLGVALPKETGRMAMVVVATLPIAILYPFFQRYFVKGLTIGGVKE; from the coding sequence ATGGCAGAAAAGAAAATTAAAAAAGAAAAAATCGATAATGTCGGCATTCACTCCTTCAGTAAGAAAGCAGATATCTTCTTTAGTATTATCTCTGGTTTGATTGCTCTTTCTTGTATCTTGCCCTTTATCTTCGTTATCATCATTTCGGTGACAGATGAAAAGAGCATCCTCCAGTATGGATATAGCTTTTTCCCATCACAGTTTGGATTAGATGGTTTTGAGTTCTTGGCTCAGTTTAAAGATAAGATCCTCCAAGCGCTCTTTATCTCAGTCTTTGTGACAGTAGTCGGGACAGTGACCAATGTCTTCATTACAACCACTTATGCCTACGCCATCTCACGGACAACCTTTAAGTACCGCAGATTCTTCACAATCTTTGCCCTTCTTAGTATGTTGTTCAATGCTGGTTTGGTACCAGGCTATATCGTGGTGACTCGTTTGCTCCAACTTGGTGATACGGTTTGGGCCTTGATTGTTCCAATGCTTCTCTCACCATTCAACATCATCTTGATGCGTTCCTTCTTCAAGAAGACCATTCCAGAAGCCATTCTAGAATCCGCTCGTATCGATGGTGCCAGTGAAGCTCGGATCTTCTTCCAGATTTGTTTGCCATTGTCACTTCCAGGTATCGCAACCATCACGCTTTTGACAGCTCTTGGTTTCTGGAACGACTGGTTCAACGCCCTTCTTTATATCAAGAGTGACAACTTGTATCCATTGCAGTATTTGCTCATGCAAATCCAGCAAAATATGGACTACATTGCAAAAGCAGTCGGCCTATCTGGCCAACTGGGAGTTGCTCTACCGAAAGAAACAGGTCGTATGGCCATGGTTGTTGTTGCAACCCTTCCAATCGCGATTCTGTATCCATTCTTCCAACGCTACTTTGTAAAAGGTTTGACCATCGGTGGTGTGAAAGAGTAG
- a CDS encoding ABC transporter permease → MKKFSKTLRDNWIFLLMVLPGALWLILFFYIPVFGNVVAFKDYHMTSNGFIDSIVNSKWVGLDNFRFLFSSKDAFIITRNTVLYNLGFIFIGLIVSVGIAIILSELRSKRMVKIFQTSMLFPYFLSWVIISFFTDAFLNIDKGVFNHFLTSIGMKEVNFYADLGIWPYLLLFLGIWKGFGYSSVMYYATIMGIDPTYYEAATVDGASKWQRIRNVTIPQLTPLVTVLTILAVGNIFRADFGLFYQIPHNAGQLYNVTNVLDVYVFNGLTQTADIGMASAAGLYQSVVGLILVILSNLLARRVDPNSALF, encoded by the coding sequence ATGAAAAAGTTTTCAAAGACCTTGAGAGATAACTGGATCTTTCTCTTGATGGTTTTACCAGGGGCTCTCTGGCTGATTCTATTCTTTTACATTCCAGTATTTGGGAATGTGGTCGCCTTTAAAGACTACCACATGACCAGTAATGGATTCATAGATAGTATTGTGAATAGCAAATGGGTCGGGTTAGATAATTTCAGATTCTTGTTTAGTTCAAAAGATGCCTTTATCATCACTCGAAATACCGTTCTTTACAATCTCGGCTTTATCTTTATCGGTTTGATTGTATCAGTAGGGATTGCCATCATCCTCAGCGAACTTCGCTCTAAGAGAATGGTTAAAATCTTCCAAACATCTATGTTGTTCCCTTACTTCCTGTCATGGGTTATCATCAGTTTCTTTACAGATGCCTTCCTAAACATTGACAAAGGGGTTTTCAACCATTTCCTAACATCCATTGGCATGAAGGAAGTCAACTTCTACGCTGACTTAGGCATTTGGCCATACCTTCTCCTTTTCCTAGGTATTTGGAAAGGCTTTGGATATAGCAGTGTCATGTACTATGCGACAATCATGGGAATTGACCCAACCTACTACGAAGCAGCAACAGTGGACGGGGCTAGCAAGTGGCAACGTATTCGCAACGTAACCATTCCTCAGTTGACTCCGCTTGTAACAGTCTTGACCATCCTTGCAGTCGGAAATATCTTCCGTGCAGACTTTGGTCTCTTCTATCAAATCCCACACAATGCGGGTCAGCTTTACAATGTAACCAATGTTTTGGACGTATATGTCTTTAATGGTTTGACTCAGACAGCAGATATCGGTATGGCTTCAGCAGCCGGTCTTTACCAATCCGTTGTCGGTTTGATTCTGGTTATCCTATCAAACTTGCTTGCAAGACGAGTCGATCCAAACTCAGCTTTGTTCTAG
- a CDS encoding DUF4767 domain-containing protein, producing the protein MKKLLLVLGASMLVLSACHRATEDGVTSPSIPREQQTKETTNYFHYLADSYQKAFSHEKDHKDTTVQSPMAATLAAMEELELSNPADQALIIKNYSDFQKLIQYNTEKWEEEFASWASSMGQSYHRLEHANFDEKNELIKKLETTTVSQKSVKWNVFGVSSDNAYDYLVLAAYYDNQDKHFYLFTLKDGQAQVLHADKTLETIPTANFEETENTDLAQRFKEFLLKTSVTTESEPDTDNSSLIDKIKTAMESYSDSKGERFKSTNLATYGHYYGLAVPDQIMQFGQVDGVNYTFKWYGYIAGSGSGRFEIRACYVNEAETEVILFGYKDGNPALLHTEGRPEIEKNESGAIISAQVHFVEFHHPILEQVFN; encoded by the coding sequence ATGAAAAAGTTACTACTGGTCCTAGGTGCTAGTATGCTAGTCTTATCTGCCTGCCACAGAGCGACAGAGGATGGCGTAACGAGTCCGTCAATACCAAGGGAACAACAAACCAAGGAAACAACCAACTATTTTCACTATTTAGCAGATTCCTATCAAAAGGCTTTTTCGCATGAAAAAGATCATAAGGATACAACCGTCCAATCACCTATGGCTGCTACTCTTGCAGCCATGGAAGAACTTGAGTTATCTAATCCGGCTGATCAAGCCTTGATTATAAAGAACTACTCGGATTTTCAGAAGCTAATTCAATACAATACTGAAAAGTGGGAGGAAGAGTTTGCAAGCTGGGCTTCTTCTATGGGGCAGTCCTATCATAGACTAGAGCATGCAAACTTTGATGAAAAAAATGAACTAATCAAAAAATTAGAAACTACAACAGTCTCTCAGAAAAGTGTCAAATGGAATGTTTTTGGAGTATCGAGTGACAATGCCTATGATTACTTGGTTTTGGCTGCCTACTATGACAATCAGGACAAACATTTCTACCTATTTACACTGAAGGATGGGCAAGCACAGGTCTTGCATGCCGATAAGACACTGGAAACTATCCCTACTGCAAATTTTGAAGAGACTGAAAACACAGATTTAGCGCAACGTTTTAAGGAATTTCTATTAAAAACAAGTGTAACTACAGAGAGCGAGCCAGATACAGATAATAGTTCTTTAATAGACAAGATAAAAACAGCCATGGAATCCTACTCGGATAGTAAAGGTGAAAGATTTAAGTCAACTAACTTAGCAACATATGGTCACTACTATGGACTAGCAGTGCCAGACCAGATAATGCAATTTGGACAAGTAGATGGGGTGAATTATACTTTTAAATGGTATGGGTATATTGCAGGTTCAGGTTCTGGGCGGTTTGAAATCCGAGCTTGCTATGTGAATGAAGCAGAGACAGAGGTGATTCTCTTTGGCTACAAGGATGGTAATCCTGCTCTTTTACATACAGAAGGAAGACCAGAGATTGAGAAGAATGAATCAGGGGCTATCATAAGTGCTCAGGTTCATTTTGTCGAGTTTCATCACCCAATATTGGAACAAGTTTTCAATTAG
- a CDS encoding beta-N-acetylhexosaminidase, with translation MVIFTGLSPKQTQAIDLLTKHISLPDVEVAVAQSDQASISIKGEDGHYQLTYRKPYQLYRALSLLATALVEGDKVGIEEQAAYEELAYMADCSRNAVLNVASAKQMIEVLALMGYSTFELYMEDTYQIEGQPYFGYFRGAYSAEELQEIEAYAQQFDMTFVPCIQTLAHLSAFVKWGVKEVQELRDVEDILLIGEEKVYDLIDGMFATLSKLQTRKVNIGMDEAHLVGLGRYLILNGVVDRSLLMCQHLERVLDIADKYGFHCQMWSDMFFKLMSEDGQYDRDVEIPEETRVYLDRLKDRVTLVYWDYYQDSEEKYNRNFRNHHKISQDIAFAGGAWKWIGFTPNNHFSRLIAMEANKACRANDIKEVIVTGWGDNGGETAQFSILPSLQIWAELSYRNDLDRLSTHFQTNTGLSVEDFMQIDLANLLPDLPGNLSGINPNRYVFYQDVLCPILDQHMTPEQDKPHFAHAAETLAEIKEKASAYSYLFETQAQLNAILSSKVDVGRRIRQAYQTNDKESLQEIARQELPKLRSEIEQFHALFSRQWLKENKVFGLDTVDIRMGGLLQRIKRAESRIEAYLSNQIDHIDELEVEILPFTDFYADKDFAATTANQWHTIATASTIYTT, from the coding sequence ATGGTAATTTTTACAGGACTTAGTCCCAAACAAACTCAGGCAATTGACTTGCTGACAAAGCATATCTCTTTACCAGATGTGGAAGTTGCAGTCGCTCAGTCTGACCAGGCCTCTATCTCTATCAAGGGTGAGGATGGACATTATCAACTAACCTATCGCAAACCCTATCAACTTTACCGCGCCTTGTCTTTGTTAGCAACAGCTCTAGTAGAAGGTGATAAAGTAGGGATTGAGGAGCAGGCGGCTTATGAAGAGTTGGCCTACATGGCAGACTGTTCGCGAAATGCAGTGCTAAATGTGGCTTCTGCCAAACAGATGATTGAGGTCTTGGCTCTAATGGGTTATTCAACCTTTGAGCTTTACATGGAAGATACTTATCAGATTGAGGGACAACCTTACTTTGGTTATTTCCGTGGTGCCTACTCGGCTGAGGAGTTGCAGGAAATAGAAGCCTACGCCCAGCAGTTTGACATGACCTTTGTGCCTTGCATCCAGACCTTGGCCCACTTGTCAGCCTTCGTTAAATGGGGTGTCAAAGAAGTGCAAGAACTTCGTGATGTGGAGGACATTCTCCTTATCGGCGAGGAAAAGGTGTATGATTTGATTGATGGCATGTTTGCCACTCTATCTAAACTACAAACACGCAAGGTCAATATCGGGATGGATGAAGCCCACTTGGTTGGCTTGGGACGCTACCTGATCTTAAACGGAGTTGTGGACCGTAGTCTCCTCATGTGCCAACACTTGGAGCGCGTGCTGGACATTGCAGACAAGTATGGCTTCCACTGTCAGATGTGGAGCGATATGTTCTTCAAACTCATGTCAGAAGATGGCCAGTACGACCGGGATGTGGAAATTCCAGAAGAAACTCGCGTCTACCTAGACCGTCTCAAAGACCGTGTAACCTTGGTTTACTGGGACTATTATCAGGATAGCGAGGAAAAATACAATCGCAACTTCCGCAACCACCACAAGATTAGCCAGGATATCGCCTTTGCAGGGGGAGCTTGGAAGTGGATTGGTTTCACACCCAACAACCATTTCAGCCGTCTTATCGCTATGGAGGCCAATAAAGCCTGCCGTGCCAATGACATCAAAGAGGTCATCGTGACGGGTTGGGGGGATAATGGTGGAGAAACAGCCCAATTTTCTATCCTACCAAGTTTGCAAATCTGGGCAGAACTCAGCTACCGCAATGATCTAGACCGTTTGTCTACTCATTTCCAGACCAATACAGGTCTATCAGTTGAGGATTTCATGCAGATTGACCTAGCTAACCTCTTGCCAGACCTGCCAGGCAATCTCAGTGGTATCAATCCCAACCGCTATGTCTTTTATCAGGATGTTCTTTGCCCGATTCTTGACCAGCACATGACACCTGAACAGGACAAGCCCCACTTTGCGCATGCTGCGGAGACCCTTGCTGAAATCAAAGAAAAAGCTAGTGCCTACTCTTATCTATTTGAAACTCAGGCCCAGTTGAATGCTATTTTAAGTTCTAAAGTGGATGTGGGACGACGCATTCGTCAGGCCTACCAAACAAACGATAAAGAAAGTCTACAAGAAATCGCCAGACAAGAATTACCAAAACTCAGAAGCGAGATTGAACAATTCCATGCCCTCTTTAGCCGTCAATGGTTGAAAGAAAATAAGGTCTTTGGCTTGGATACAGTCGATATCCGTATGGGCGGACTTTTGCAACGTATCAAACGAGCAGAAAGCCGTATAGAGGCTTATCTGTCTAATCAGATTGACCACATCGACGAGCTAGAAGTTGAAATTCTACCATTTACTGACTTCTATGCAGACAAGGATTTCGCAGCAACTACAGCCAATCAGTGGCATACCATTGCGACAGCTTCGACGATTTATACGACATAG
- a CDS encoding ROK family protein: protein MTIATIDIGGTGIKFASLTPDGKILDKTSTPTPENLEALLTWLDQFLSEQDYNGIAMSVPGAVNQETGVIEGISAVPYIHGFSWYEALAHHQLPVHLENDANCVGLSELLAHPEIENAACVVIGTGIGGAMIINGKLHRGRHGLGGEFGYMTTIEPAEKLNNWSQLASTGNMVRYVIEKSGQTDWDGRKIYQEAATGNALCQEAILRMNRNLAQGLLNIQYLIDPDVISLGGSISQNPDFIQGVKKAVDEFVDTYEEYTVAPVIQACTYHADANLYGALVNWLQEENQW from the coding sequence GATTAAGTTTGCCAGTCTGACTCCTGATGGAAAAATACTAGATAAGACAAGTACTCCAACGCCAGAAAACTTGGAGGCTTTACTGACATGGTTAGACCAGTTCTTGTCAGAGCAAGATTATAACGGCATTGCTATGAGTGTTCCAGGCGCGGTCAATCAAGAAACAGGTGTGATTGAGGGAATTAGTGCCGTCCCTTACATCCATGGCTTTTCTTGGTATGAGGCCCTTGCTCATCATCAGCTACCTGTCCATCTAGAAAATGATGCCAACTGTGTTGGGCTTAGTGAATTGCTAGCTCACCCAGAGATTGAAAATGCGGCCTGTGTCGTGATTGGGACAGGAATTGGCGGTGCCATGATTATCAATGGCAAGCTTCACCGAGGTCGCCACGGCTTGGGAGGAGAGTTTGGCTACATGACAACTATCGAGCCTGCAGAAAAGCTCAACAACTGGTCGCAACTAGCGTCAACTGGAAATATGGTGCGATACGTGATTGAAAAATCTGGTCAGACTGACTGGGACGGACGCAAGATTTACCAAGAAGCTGCAACAGGAAATGCCCTTTGCCAAGAAGCTATTTTGCGCATGAACCGTAATCTGGCGCAAGGCTTGCTCAATATTCAGTATCTGATTGATCCAGATGTTATTAGTCTGGGAGGCTCTATCAGTCAAAATCCAGATTTTATCCAAGGCGTCAAAAAAGCTGTCGATGAATTTGTCGATACCTATGAAGAATATACGGTCGCACCTGTCATCCAAGCCTGCACCTATCATGCAGATGCCAATCTCTACGGTGCCCTTGTCAACTGGCTACAGGAGGAAAATCAATGGTAA